A region of Oscillatoria sp. FACHB-1406 DNA encodes the following proteins:
- the cysK gene encoding cysteine synthase A, which yields MRVAQNITELVGRTPLVRLNRIPQAEGCVAQILVKLEGMNPAASVKDRIGVHMINVAEREGQIVPGETILVEPTSGNTGIALAMAAAAKGYQLILTMPETMSTERRAMLRAYGAQLELTPGNLGMKGAIQRAQELVESTPKAYMLQQFKNPANPEIHRHTTAEEIWEDTDGEVDILIAGVGTGGTITGVAEALKQRKPEFSAIAVEPINSPVLSGGSPGPHKIQGIGAGFVPEVLKLDLIDETIQVSDEEAMRYGRRLAREEGLLSGISSGAALCAAIQVAKRPENAGKLIVMIQPSFGERYLSTPLFQDLERDREPVLV from the coding sequence ATGCGCGTTGCCCAAAATATTACAGAACTCGTCGGCAGAACTCCTTTAGTTCGACTCAATCGCATCCCTCAAGCTGAAGGCTGCGTGGCTCAAATTCTGGTCAAATTAGAGGGAATGAACCCCGCTGCCTCCGTAAAAGACAGAATCGGGGTTCACATGATTAACGTTGCCGAACGGGAAGGACAAATCGTACCGGGAGAAACGATTTTAGTCGAACCCACTTCGGGCAATACGGGAATTGCCCTGGCAATGGCAGCAGCGGCGAAGGGCTATCAATTGATTCTGACGATGCCGGAAACGATGAGTACGGAACGGCGGGCGATGTTGCGCGCTTACGGGGCGCAACTGGAACTTACGCCGGGAAATTTGGGGATGAAGGGGGCGATTCAACGGGCGCAAGAACTGGTCGAAAGTACGCCCAAGGCTTATATGCTGCAACAGTTCAAAAATCCCGCTAACCCGGAAATTCACCGCCACACGACGGCGGAGGAGATTTGGGAGGATACGGACGGAGAGGTGGATATTTTGATCGCGGGAGTTGGTACGGGGGGAACGATTACGGGAGTGGCTGAGGCGCTCAAACAACGCAAACCCGAGTTTAGCGCGATCGCGGTCGAACCTATCAATAGCCCCGTGCTTTCCGGCGGTAGCCCCGGACCGCACAAAATTCAGGGAATCGGCGCGGGCTTCGTTCCCGAAGTCCTCAAGCTGGATCTCATCGACGAAACGATTCAGGTTTCCGATGAGGAAGCGATGCGTTACGGTCGCCGTCTGGCTCGAGAAGAGGGCCTCCTCTCGGGGATTTCTTCGGGGGCGGCGCTGTGTGCGGCGATTCAGGTCGCCAAGCGCCCGGAGAATGCGGGTAAGTTAATCGTAATGATTCAACCGAGTTTCGGGGAACGCTACCTGAGTACGCCGTTATTTCAAGATTTAGAGCGCGATCGCGAACCCGTTTTAGTATAA
- a CDS encoding family 10 glycosylhydrolase: MDKSVWIFGLAREGCRVAGVTLGLALALTSYPKLAIAQNARLGVVRSQENAPQWAEISDRLQAAGVDYCVVNLSDLKAGANLSDLKILFLPNIDNLNEVQVAGLENWLASGGRAIATGPTGALSPPPAREKLRSLFGAYWGFSLSNAAPLEPLRVREQEWVRQAPPNVLRGGVVIPTGLNSQTAAVWRSDGTPPAVVVTDRTAFLGWRWGTQVVAAADFDVSWLQATLNRYGGVAGASGAPQEPCLASGGTARTAPPPRPVARATPPTPTPPAVGGRGTPISATQAQQMRQELTEAIARWESALLMAEVAVEGNVSMHAASEQFLRRVDKGTNPTGRAGTLNATLAEARSGLQAFDRALSDRDYTRARQQVEQVRNNLLKTYPSDRPIRYPEVRAIWFDRGTIVKARSKADLVPIFDRLQAAGINTLFFETVNASYPIYPSQIAPEQNPLTRGWDPLAAAIELAHERGMELHAWVWIFAAANQRHNTILGQPTDYPGPVLSRHPDWIATDRQGSRFERNQKAFFDPANPQVRQYLLSLLEEIATRYAVDGIQLDYIRYPFQDPSVNQTYGYGNAARSQFQQLAGVDPVTLAPNSPLWERWTQFRIQQVDSFVAEAAQRLRAKRPELLLSAAVFPIPRAERLVRLQQNWESWLERGDLDLLVPMTYALENDDFQRLATGLFENQPRSNALLLPGIRLLRLPVSTAADRLQQLRDLPANGYALFAAENLSLNVETLLRQTQGSRPNVPTDPLPQRQPFQAANLRYQTLHREWVFLLQNGQLNVEEVALKQWSLQADLLATALNKLAETPNVTNLQAAQRTLASFEQQFGTWTRQYAQESPERVSAWENRLDAIARLLRYGQNRGF, from the coding sequence GTGGATAAAAGTGTTTGGATTTTCGGCCTCGCGCGCGAGGGTTGCCGAGTTGCGGGCGTTACGCTCGGGTTAGCCCTGGCGCTGACCAGCTACCCAAAGCTCGCGATCGCGCAAAATGCTCGGCTCGGAGTCGTCAGGAGCCAAGAAAACGCGCCGCAATGGGCAGAAATTAGCGATCGCTTGCAAGCCGCCGGGGTCGATTACTGCGTCGTCAACCTCAGCGATCTCAAAGCTGGAGCTAATCTCAGCGATCTGAAAATCCTCTTTCTGCCTAACATCGACAATTTAAACGAAGTTCAAGTTGCAGGCTTAGAAAACTGGCTGGCAAGCGGCGGACGGGCGATTGCCACCGGACCGACAGGAGCGCTATCGCCACCGCCCGCACGCGAGAAGTTGCGATCGCTCTTCGGAGCCTATTGGGGCTTCAGTCTCAGCAACGCCGCTCCCCTAGAACCGTTGCGCGTGCGCGAGCAAGAATGGGTGCGGCAAGCCCCTCCTAACGTCCTGCGCGGTGGCGTAGTCATTCCCACGGGGCTGAACAGTCAAACCGCAGCAGTATGGCGATCGGACGGTACGCCGCCCGCCGTCGTCGTCACCGATCGCACTGCATTTTTGGGCTGGCGCTGGGGAACCCAAGTCGTCGCAGCCGCCGATTTTGATGTGTCTTGGTTGCAAGCAACCTTAAACCGTTACGGCGGCGTTGCAGGGGCTAGCGGCGCGCCCCAAGAACCCTGCCTCGCGTCGGGGGGAACGGCTCGGACTGCACCGCCGCCGCGTCCGGTTGCTCGCGCTACGCCTCCGACTCCAACTCCCCCAGCCGTCGGCGGGCGAGGAACGCCAATTAGCGCGACTCAAGCCCAACAGATGCGTCAAGAATTGACAGAAGCGATCGCGCGTTGGGAAAGCGCCTTATTAATGGCAGAAGTTGCGGTCGAAGGAAATGTATCCATGCACGCAGCGAGCGAACAATTTCTCCGCCGCGTGGATAAGGGGACAAATCCGACCGGGAGGGCGGGAACGCTCAACGCAACCCTGGCTGAGGCGCGCAGCGGACTGCAAGCCTTCGATCGCGCCCTGAGCGATCGCGACTACACCCGCGCTCGGCAGCAGGTGGAACAAGTTCGTAATAACCTCCTGAAAACCTATCCCAGCGATCGCCCGATTCGCTATCCGGAAGTGCGCGCCATTTGGTTCGATCGCGGCACGATTGTTAAGGCGCGATCGAAAGCCGATTTAGTGCCGATCTTCGATCGCCTGCAAGCCGCCGGAATCAACACCCTTTTCTTTGAAACCGTCAACGCCAGCTATCCCATCTATCCCTCGCAAATCGCCCCAGAACAAAACCCCCTGACGCGGGGTTGGGATCCCCTCGCCGCCGCGATCGAACTCGCCCACGAACGCGGAATGGAACTGCACGCTTGGGTGTGGATATTCGCCGCCGCCAACCAGCGCCACAATACCATTCTCGGACAGCCGACGGATTATCCCGGCCCCGTCCTCTCGCGCCATCCCGATTGGATTGCCACCGACAGACAGGGCAGTCGTTTCGAGCGCAACCAAAAAGCCTTTTTCGATCCCGCCAATCCCCAAGTTCGCCAATATCTTCTTTCGCTGCTCGAAGAAATTGCCACTCGTTACGCCGTCGATGGCATTCAACTGGACTATATTCGCTATCCCTTTCAGGATCCCAGCGTCAACCAGACCTATGGGTATGGGAATGCAGCGCGATCGCAATTCCAACAACTCGCCGGAGTCGATCCCGTCACCCTCGCCCCCAATAGCCCCTTATGGGAACGCTGGACGCAGTTTCGCATTCAACAGGTGGATAGTTTTGTCGCCGAAGCCGCGCAACGCCTGAGAGCCAAACGTCCCGAACTGCTACTCTCTGCCGCCGTCTTCCCGATTCCGCGAGCCGAACGCCTCGTGCGACTGCAACAGAACTGGGAAAGCTGGCTCGAGCGCGGCGATCTCGATCTGCTCGTACCGATGACTTATGCGCTCGAAAACGACGATTTCCAACGGCTTGCCACCGGATTGTTCGAGAACCAGCCCCGCAGTAACGCGCTGCTGTTACCCGGAATTCGCCTGCTGCGCCTGCCCGTCTCGACGGCTGCCGATCGCCTCCAACAACTTCGGGATCTGCCTGCTAATGGCTATGCTCTCTTCGCCGCAGAAAATTTAAGTTTAAATGTGGAAACGTTGCTGCGTCAAACTCAAGGTTCTCGCCCCAACGTACCGACCGATCCCCTTCCCCAGCGCCAACCTTTCCAAGCGGCTAATCTGCGCTATCAAACTTTGCACCGGGAATGGGTGTTTTTATTGCAGAACGGACAGTTGAATGTTGAGGAAGTTGCTCTCAAACAATGGTCGCTACAAGCGGATTTGCTGGCGACAGCGCTGAATAAACTCGCAGAAACGCCCAATGTTACCAATTTACAAGCGGCGCAGAGGACGTTAGCGAGCTTCGAGCAGCAATTTGGAACTTGGACGCGACAGTACGCGCAAGAGAGTCCGGAGCGGGTGTCAGCTTGGGAGAATCGCCTCGACGCGATCGCGCGTTTGTTGCGCTACGGACAAAATAGAGGGTTTTGA